The genomic region CAGCGAGCGGCGGTCGATCAGGAAGCCGGCGCCGAGCGAGCCGATCGCCGAGCAGATCAGCGCGATCGTCCCGGCGGTCGGGCCTACCACTTCCGGCGGCAGGTGATGCTGGCGCTCGATCGCCGGGGCGAGCCACGCGCTCCACCCGGTATTGGCGAGCGACCACAACACCGCCGCGCCGAACACCAGCACGTAAAGCCCCGTATTGCCGCGCATGTGACGCAACGAATCCTTCAGCCCGGCGCTCTCACCGGTATCGACGTCGACGCGGCGCGGCTCGCGGAACAGGAAGATCGTCAGGCCCAGGCACAGGCCGAACAGGCCCGGCACGACCATCGCGAACTGCCACGGCTCGATGCCGCCGAGGATCGGGATGCTGCTTGCCCCGCCCGACTTGGCGAAGCCGTAGAGCGCGCCACCGATCACCAGCGCCAGCGCGGAGCCGACCAGCGGCGCAGTAGTGTAGATCGCCAGCGGCCAGGCGCGGCGTTGCGGCGGGAAGCTGTCGCGGATCATCGACATCGCGCAGGGCTGAAGCGCGGCCTCGCCCACCCCCAGCCCCATGCGGCTGACGAACAACATGCGATAGGAGGAGGCGAAACCGGCCAGCATCGTCATCCCTGACCAGCCGATCACCGCCGTGCCGAGCAGCGTGCGGCGATTGAAGCGGTCCGCCGCGAATCCCATCGGGATGATCATGATGCTGTAGAGCGTCGCGAAGGCCGCGCCTTCCAGCAGGCTGATCTGCACGTCGCTGATCCCCAGCGAGGCGCGGATCGGATCGACCATCGAGCGCATCATGTTGCGATCGACGAACGACAGCACGAACAGCAATGTCAGATAGGATAGCAGCAGCCACGGCCGCCTCCCGCGCGGATAGGCCGCCGCGTCCTTGGCCGGGCCGTCATCGCCGGTCGCTACGCCATGCATCATTCCACTCCTGCCTCGTCCCGCACATGAAACACGCACTGAACTGGATCGAAATACGCGACCAAGTATCGTAATACGATACATATCGCGCGAAGGCTGCGCAATCGGGAAAGCATTTCCGACGCTGTTTCCTTCGCGAAAAATGCGACGAAAAAGACGCGGGCGAAACGACCGGGCGTTACCTCGCCCGTCAGCTGTCGTCGCGCGCCGCTTCGTCCTTTTCGAGCGCCACCAGCGCCGCGCGGAACGCCGCGAGTTCCTCCATCAGGCGGGCGAGGCGCTCCTTGCCGAACGCCTGGCGATAGCCTTCCACCAGCACGCGGGTATGCTCGGCCGTCCTGTCGACCAGCGCGCGACCCGCGTCCGTGATCGCGATGATCGAGCGGCGCTTGTCCTGTGGATCGACCTCGCGCTCGATCAGCCCGCGCTCGCCCAGTTCCTTCAGGATGCGCGTCACGCTCGGGCCGTGCAGCATCGCATTGGCGGCGAGCGCGGCGATGTCCAGCGGCCCCTCGTCGGTCAGCACGCGCAGCACGCGCCATTGCTGCTCGGTGACGTCGGCGGCGCGCAGCTTCGGGCGGATCGGCGCCATCGTCGCCTCGCGCGCGGCGAGCAACAGGCCGGCGATGGAATGGCGATAGGGCGGCAGGCCCCTGATCTGGTCAGACATCGCCGCAGCCATCGCACAAACCGGCCGCCCGGCAAATAGCCGGCGACACCCGCATCCCGCTCAGTTGCCGTGCCCCACCAGCCGGTTGCGCAGCACGCCGATCCCTTCGATCTCCAGCTCCACCACGTCGCCGTCGTCGAGAAAGGTCAGGCTCTCATAGCCGCAGCCGTCGCCCACCGTGCCCATCGCGATCAGGTCGCCGGGATGCAGCGTCTCGTCCTGCGAGATATAGGCGATGGTGCCCGCGATCGAATGCTGCCCGCCGCCGGAGGTGGTGCGCACGCGCTCATCGCCGTTGACGCGCGCAATCATCGTCAACGCCTCCGGATCGGCGATCTCGTCGACGGTGACAATACAAGGCCCAATCGCATTGCCGGTGTCGAAATCCTTGCCCTTGGCCGGGCCGAAACGAAATTGCGTCTCGCGCGACTGGAGGTCGCGCGCGGAGAAGTCGTTGAAGATGGTGTAGCCGA from Sphingomonas sp. CL5.1 harbors:
- a CDS encoding MFS transporter, which translates into the protein MMHGVATGDDGPAKDAAAYPRGRRPWLLLSYLTLLFVLSFVDRNMMRSMVDPIRASLGISDVQISLLEGAAFATLYSIMIIPMGFAADRFNRRTLLGTAVIGWSGMTMLAGFASSYRMLFVSRMGLGVGEAALQPCAMSMIRDSFPPQRRAWPLAIYTTAPLVGSALALVIGGALYGFAKSGGASSIPILGGIEPWQFAMVVPGLFGLCLGLTIFLFREPRRVDVDTGESAGLKDSLRHMRGNTGLYVLVFGAAVLWSLANTGWSAWLAPAIERQHHLPPEVVGPTAGTIALICSAIGSLGAGFLIDRRSLAGDRDAILKISIWLQALQIVPVIGMFTVQGTTGVWVCLALSNLLIGSMPIAAFAIITEITPGHHIGKIVALFNLAQNFLGQTIGSAVFAFVGEEVIGGPLGIAWAIILCYPLIMAVSLVLSVMLMRARRRFLARNG
- a CDS encoding MarR family transcriptional regulator; the encoded protein is MSDQIRGLPPYRHSIAGLLLAAREATMAPIRPKLRAADVTEQQWRVLRVLTDEGPLDIAALAANAMLHGPSVTRILKELGERGLIEREVDPQDKRRSIIAITDAGRALVDRTAEHTRVLVEGYRQAFGKERLARLMEELAAFRAALVALEKDEAARDDS